The following coding sequences are from one Acidobacteriota bacterium window:
- a CDS encoding HypC/HybG/HupF family hydrogenase formation chaperone produces MCLAVPGKIESIDSTDPVFRSGKVNFGGILKEVNLAYVPEADVGDYVLVHVGFAISTIDEAQAEETLSYLEEMDRLAGVDNR; encoded by the coding sequence ATGTGTCTGGCGGTTCCGGGAAAGATTGAGAGCATCGACAGCACCGATCCGGTGTTTCGCAGCGGAAAGGTCAATTTCGGCGGGATCCTCAAGGAGGTCAACCTCGCCTACGTGCCGGAAGCGGACGTAGGGGACTATGTCCTCGTGCACGTCGGGTTCGCCATCAGCACCATAGACGAGGCGCAGGCGGAGGAGACGCTTTCGTACCTCGAGGAGATGGACCGGCTGGCCGGGGTGGATAACCGATGA
- a CDS encoding radical SAM protein, which yields MMFEQGAIRPPNEAGSLLVRVTRNCPWNRCHICPPFKGLKFSKRPVEEVKQDVDRMAELYASRGRAPESAFLQDADSLVVPTGELLDIIGHIRMRFPSVRRVTTYARARTMKGKSIGDLGRLREAGLTRIHSGMESGSAEVLELIRKGNTPDDILAGGLHVVSSGISLSEYIMPGVGGRRLSRDHALETAKILNRIRPDYVRVRTLAIHPLSPLERMTREGAFEPMTDAEIVAEIRLLLEHLDEMPAHFRCGDFSLNLLMQVDGRLDRDKGAMLDEIDRFLALDPERQKAFALIQRSYPGLVPLDVAEDARIMEEAASEVRRLEASEPDGFNRAIRALMTRQLPPLPGPAWPDQGPPDRVISGD from the coding sequence ATGATGTTCGAACAAGGCGCCATCCGCCCCCCCAACGAGGCCGGCAGCCTGCTGGTGCGTGTCACCCGCAACTGCCCCTGGAACCGCTGCCACATCTGCCCCCCCTTCAAGGGGCTCAAATTCTCCAAGCGCCCGGTGGAGGAGGTCAAGCAGGACGTCGACCGGATGGCCGAGCTTTATGCCTCCCGCGGCCGCGCCCCCGAATCGGCCTTCCTGCAGGACGCCGACAGCCTGGTCGTGCCCACCGGCGAGCTGCTCGACATCATCGGCCATATCCGCATGCGCTTCCCGTCGGTCCGGCGCGTGACCACCTACGCGCGGGCCAGGACCATGAAAGGGAAGAGCATCGGGGACCTCGGCCGGCTGAGGGAGGCGGGCCTCACCCGGATCCATTCGGGGATGGAAAGCGGCTCCGCCGAGGTGCTCGAACTGATCCGAAAGGGGAACACCCCCGACGATATCCTCGCCGGGGGGCTGCACGTGGTCTCCTCCGGGATATCGCTTTCCGAGTACATCATGCCGGGAGTGGGGGGGCGCCGCCTGAGCCGGGACCACGCCCTGGAGACCGCGAAAATCCTCAACCGGATCCGCCCCGATTACGTCCGCGTGCGTACCCTGGCCATCCACCCCCTGTCGCCGCTCGAGCGGATGACGCGGGAGGGCGCTTTCGAGCCGATGACGGATGCGGAAATCGTGGCCGAGATCAGGCTGCTCCTGGAGCATCTCGACGAAATGCCGGCCCATTTCCGCTGCGGAGATTTCAGCCTCAACCTCCTCATGCAGGTGGACGGCCGGCTGGACCGGGACAAGGGGGCCATGCTCGACGAGATCGACCGGTTCCTGGCCCTCGACCCGGAGCGGCAGAAGGCGTTTGCGCTGATCCAGCGCTCCTATCCCGGGCTGGTGCCCCTGGATGTGGCGGAGGACGCCCGCATCATGGAGGAGGCGGCATCGGAGGTCCGCCGCCTGGAGGCATCGGAACCGGACGGGTTCAACCGGGCCATCCGGGCCCTCATGACGCGACAGCTTCCGCCCCTGCCCGGACCCGCCTGGCCGGACCAGGGTCCTCCGGACCGGGTCATTTCAGGGGATTGA
- a CDS encoding tetratricopeptide repeat protein → MEFFEAPVIIHILKAQQAFGAMAALDDGALPLDRAALAIAAEEYPGLDTDGYLRRLDILAARAEVLIGDSREPAAVIDGLNEVLFVQEGLGGNGEDYYDPRNSFLNEVLDRRLGIPISLSIIYIEVARRIGFPIGGVGLPGHFLVKHTAADRDILIDPFHRGRILTFNDCQELLDRIHGGELTVDAALLEPMGNRAILTRMLYNLKAIYTQKEEHLKALSAVDKILMLNPGVPSEIRDRGLLYMQTGLFARALASLEAYLTRTAAPEDSRHVRDNIRVLRGVVCAEN, encoded by the coding sequence ATGGAGTTTTTCGAGGCCCCGGTGATCATCCACATTCTGAAAGCACAGCAGGCCTTTGGGGCGATGGCGGCCCTGGATGACGGCGCCCTCCCCCTGGACCGGGCGGCCCTCGCCATCGCGGCCGAGGAGTACCCCGGGCTGGACACGGACGGGTACCTGAGGCGCCTGGATATCCTGGCCGCCCGTGCGGAGGTCCTCATCGGGGACAGCCGGGAACCCGCCGCCGTCATCGACGGCCTCAACGAAGTCCTGTTTGTCCAGGAGGGGCTCGGCGGCAACGGGGAGGATTATTACGATCCCCGGAACAGCTTCCTGAACGAGGTTCTCGACCGCCGCCTCGGGATCCCGATTTCCCTGTCGATCATCTACATCGAGGTCGCCCGCCGCATCGGGTTCCCGATCGGCGGGGTCGGGCTCCCGGGACATTTCCTCGTCAAGCACACGGCGGCGGACCGGGACATCCTGATCGACCCCTTCCACCGCGGCCGCATCCTCACCTTCAACGACTGCCAGGAACTGCTCGACCGGATCCACGGCGGGGAGCTGACGGTGGACGCGGCGCTGCTCGAGCCGATGGGAAACAGGGCGATCCTCACCCGGATGCTCTACAACCTGAAGGCGATCTACACCCAGAAGGAAGAGCACCTGAAGGCCCTCTCGGCCGTGGACAAGATCCTGATGCTGAACCCGGGGGTCCCGTCGGAAATCAGGGACCGCGGCCTCCTCTACATGCAGACGGGCCTTTTCGCCCGGGCCCTCGCGTCGCTCGAGGCCTACCTCACCCGGACCGCGGCCCCCGAGGACAGCCGCCACGTCCGGGACAACATCCGGGTGCTGCGCGGCGTCGTCTGCGCCGAGAACTGA
- the hypA gene encoding hydrogenase maturation nickel metallochaperone HypA — translation MHELGIAENILEIVRQSIPEGLARDIRKIRVRVGRFAGVVPDSLDFCFGVMAGESEMPGAALLIEEVPTSCRCRGCGREFELEELVFLCPHCGGSDLEVISGKELEVVDIELVDHGGEAL, via the coding sequence ATGCATGAACTGGGCATCGCCGAGAACATCCTGGAAATTGTCCGGCAGTCGATCCCCGAAGGACTGGCCCGGGACATCCGGAAAATCAGGGTCCGGGTCGGGCGGTTCGCGGGAGTGGTCCCCGATTCGCTCGATTTCTGTTTCGGCGTGATGGCGGGGGAATCGGAAATGCCGGGGGCGGCGCTCCTCATCGAGGAGGTGCCCACGTCCTGCCGCTGCCGGGGGTGCGGACGGGAATTCGAGCTGGAAGAACTGGTGTTCCTCTGCCCCCACTGCGGCGGCTCCGACCTGGAGGTGATTTCGGGCAAGGAACTGGAGGTCGTGGACATCGAACTGGTGGATCATGGCGGTGAGGCCTTATGA
- the hypD gene encoding hydrogenase formation protein HypD — MKHIDEYRDGTAARACAEAIGRITTGPWTIMEVCGGQTHSIVKFGIDELLPPAVTLVHGPGCPVCVTALEYVEKAIEIASVPGVCFCSFGDMLRVPGISRDLLSVKAAGGDVRIVYSPLDALRLAAAHPDREVVFFAVGFETTAPAVAMAAYQAVRQGVRNFSMLVSHVRVPPAMEAVLSSPGNRVQGFLAAGHVCAVMGTSEYGPIASRYHIPIVVTGFEPVDILQGLYMCLRQLEQGRAEVENQYSRSVRPEGNPAARKLMGEIFRVVPRKWRGIGEIARSGLGLREEYASLDAETRFGVAHRTTEEPPECRSGLVLQGILKPRECPEFGTRCTPEHPLGATMVSSEGACAAYYHYRRRRS, encoded by the coding sequence ATGAAGCATATCGACGAATACCGCGACGGGACCGCCGCCCGGGCCTGCGCGGAGGCGATCGGCAGGATCACCACCGGGCCCTGGACGATCATGGAAGTATGCGGCGGACAGACCCATTCCATCGTCAAGTTCGGCATCGACGAGCTGCTCCCCCCCGCCGTCACCCTGGTCCACGGCCCCGGATGCCCCGTATGCGTCACGGCGCTCGAGTATGTCGAAAAGGCGATCGAAATCGCCTCCGTCCCCGGGGTCTGCTTCTGTTCCTTCGGGGACATGCTGCGGGTCCCGGGGATTTCCCGGGACCTTCTCTCGGTCAAAGCGGCGGGAGGGGACGTGCGCATCGTCTACTCGCCCCTCGACGCGCTCCGGCTGGCCGCGGCCCATCCCGACCGCGAGGTCGTGTTCTTTGCCGTGGGGTTCGAGACCACGGCGCCCGCCGTCGCCATGGCCGCCTATCAGGCCGTCCGGCAGGGGGTGCGTAATTTTTCCATGCTGGTGTCCCACGTGCGCGTCCCCCCGGCCATGGAAGCGGTCCTCTCTTCCCCCGGCAACCGGGTCCAGGGTTTTCTGGCGGCGGGTCATGTGTGCGCCGTGATGGGAACGTCCGAATACGGGCCGATCGCCTCCCGCTACCATATCCCCATCGTGGTCACGGGATTCGAACCGGTCGATATCCTGCAGGGGCTCTACATGTGCCTGAGGCAGCTGGAACAGGGGCGGGCGGAGGTGGAAAACCAGTACTCCCGCTCGGTGCGTCCCGAAGGGAACCCCGCCGCCCGGAAGCTGATGGGGGAGATATTCCGGGTGGTCCCGCGCAAGTGGCGCGGGATCGGGGAAATCGCCCGGAGCGGCCTGGGCCTCAGGGAGGAATACGCCTCGCTCGACGCCGAGACCCGGTTCGGCGTCGCCCACCGCACGACCGAGGAGCCGCCGGAGTGCCGGAGCGGCCTGGTCCTGCAGGGGATCCTCAAGCCCCGCGAATGCCCCGAGTTCGGCACCCGCTGCACCCCGGAACACCCCCTGGGAGCGACGATGGTGTCGTCCGAGGGGGCCTGCGCCGCCTACTATCATTACAGGAGAAGAAGAAGCTGA
- the hypF gene encoding carbamoyltransferase HypF: MAQGEGRFRAVIQRMRITIQGAVQGVGFRPFIHRLASGMGLTGSVRNSSQGVFIEVEGEQALLDSFLLRIEREKPELSSIQSLEYSILDPVFSRGFEIGPSAAAGETNALILPDIATCDACAREIMDPSNRRYRYPFTNCTRCGPRFTIIESLPYDRPNTSMKSFEMCPRCRAEYEDPADRRFHAQPNACPVCGPRLELEDSSGRTVAEDGGALEAAAGAVLGGKVVAVKGLGGFHLIADATRAGSVETLRQRKHREEKPFALMFPSLDAVRAECLVSPLEERVLRSPQSPIVLLARRTDLPSALPEGVAPGNPFLGVMLPYTPLHHLLMHAIGRPVIATSGNLADEPICIDEAEALGRLEGIADLFLVHDRPIVRHADDSIVRIVLGRELVLRRARGYAPLPLRPHGIVSNILAVGGHLKNTIAVSVGGNVFLSQHIGDLETAQSTAAFRGAIESFLRLYPMRPKWIAADRHPDYASSRYARAAGIPLIEIQHHHAHVAACMAENELEGDVLGVCWDGTGYGEDGAVWGGEFLRTEGTGFARVAAMRRFRLPGGDRAVREPRRSALGVLYEILGNAVFGETGLAPVRAFSAAELPVLGTMLLRGIHSPWTTSAGRLFDAVASLAGLRQRLRFEGQAAMELEFAAEGTGADAYPFGILDPERPGGGPLGVDWEPLIRAVIADVRASAPPAKISGRFHNSLADIIVAVARRVGAPCIALTGGCFQNKILLERAVGRLREEGFRPYWHQRIPPNDGGIALGQIAAASRSLGAGETNDSIIGGGDHVSGGSGKD, translated from the coding sequence ATGGCTCAGGGGGAAGGGCGCTTCCGGGCAGTGATTCAAAGGATGCGGATCACCATCCAGGGAGCGGTCCAGGGGGTCGGTTTCCGCCCTTTTATCCACAGGCTCGCTTCCGGGATGGGTCTCACCGGATCGGTCCGGAATTCCTCCCAGGGGGTTTTCATCGAAGTCGAAGGGGAGCAGGCGCTGCTCGACTCCTTCCTCCTCCGGATCGAGAGGGAGAAGCCGGAGCTCTCCTCCATCCAGAGCCTGGAATATTCCATCCTCGACCCGGTCTTCTCCCGGGGGTTTGAAATCGGGCCGAGCGCGGCGGCGGGGGAGACGAACGCCCTGATCCTGCCCGACATCGCCACCTGCGACGCCTGCGCCCGCGAAATCATGGACCCCTCCAACCGCCGCTACCGCTACCCGTTCACAAACTGCACGCGCTGCGGTCCGCGCTTCACCATCATCGAATCGCTCCCCTACGACCGGCCCAATACCTCCATGAAGTCGTTCGAGATGTGCCCCCGCTGCCGGGCCGAATACGAGGACCCGGCCGACCGCCGCTTCCACGCCCAGCCGAACGCCTGCCCCGTGTGCGGCCCGCGGCTCGAGCTCGAGGACTCCTCGGGACGGACCGTCGCCGAAGACGGCGGGGCGCTCGAGGCGGCGGCCGGGGCGGTGCTTGGGGGGAAGGTTGTCGCCGTCAAGGGCCTGGGGGGCTTCCACCTCATCGCCGACGCCACCCGGGCCGGATCGGTCGAAACCCTCCGGCAAAGAAAGCACCGGGAGGAGAAGCCCTTCGCCCTCATGTTCCCCTCGCTCGACGCCGTGCGCGCCGAGTGCCTCGTCTCCCCGCTCGAGGAGCGGGTGCTCCGGTCCCCCCAGTCCCCCATCGTCCTGCTCGCGAGAAGAACGGACCTCCCGTCGGCCCTGCCCGAAGGGGTCGCCCCGGGCAACCCCTTCCTGGGGGTGATGCTGCCCTACACGCCGCTGCACCACCTGCTGATGCACGCGATCGGCCGCCCCGTCATCGCCACCAGCGGGAACCTCGCGGACGAACCGATCTGCATCGACGAGGCCGAAGCCCTCGGGCGCCTCGAGGGGATCGCCGATCTCTTTCTCGTGCACGACCGGCCGATCGTGCGGCACGCGGACGATTCCATCGTCCGGATCGTCCTCGGGCGCGAGCTCGTACTGCGCCGTGCCCGCGGCTACGCCCCCCTCCCCTTGCGCCCGCACGGGATCGTTTCCAACATCCTGGCCGTCGGCGGGCACCTGAAAAACACCATCGCCGTCTCCGTCGGCGGGAATGTTTTCCTCAGCCAGCACATCGGGGACCTGGAAACGGCGCAGTCGACCGCGGCCTTTCGCGGGGCGATCGAGAGCTTCCTGCGCCTCTACCCGATGCGGCCGAAGTGGATCGCGGCCGACAGGCATCCCGATTACGCCTCGAGCCGGTACGCCCGGGCGGCCGGCATCCCGCTGATCGAAATCCAGCACCACCACGCCCACGTCGCCGCCTGCATGGCTGAGAACGAACTGGAGGGGGATGTCCTCGGGGTTTGCTGGGACGGCACCGGGTACGGGGAGGACGGCGCCGTCTGGGGGGGGGAATTTCTGCGGACGGAAGGAACCGGGTTCGCCCGGGTGGCCGCGATGCGCCGGTTCCGTCTGCCGGGGGGCGACCGGGCGGTCAGGGAGCCGCGGCGCTCGGCCCTCGGGGTGCTGTACGAGATCCTGGGCAACGCCGTCTTCGGGGAAACCGGTCTCGCGCCGGTCCGGGCCTTCAGCGCGGCCGAACTCCCCGTCCTCGGCACGATGCTGCTCCGGGGGATCCACTCCCCCTGGACGACAAGCGCGGGGCGGCTTTTCGACGCGGTGGCGTCCCTGGCCGGGTTGCGCCAGAGGCTCCGGTTCGAGGGCCAGGCGGCCATGGAGCTGGAGTTCGCCGCGGAGGGGACGGGGGCGGACGCCTACCCCTTCGGGATCCTGGACCCGGAGCGCCCCGGGGGGGGGCCGCTCGGCGTGGACTGGGAACCCCTCATCCGGGCCGTCATCGCCGATGTCCGCGCCTCCGCCCCCCCGGCGAAAATCTCCGGGAGGTTTCACAACTCTCTGGCGGACATCATCGTGGCGGTGGCGCGGAGGGTGGGAGCCCCGTGCATAGCCTTGACCGGGGGGTGCTTCCAAAACAAAATACTGCTGGAGCGGGCCGTGGGGAGGCTGCGCGAGGAGGGGTTCCGCCCCTACTGGCACCAGCGGATTCCGCCCAACGACGGCGGCATCGCACTGGGGCAGATCGCGGCGGCGTCGCGCTCTCTCGGCGCGGGCGAAACCAACGATTCCATCATCGGGGGAGGGGACCATGTGTCTGGCGGTTCCGGGAAAGATTGA
- a CDS encoding thiamine phosphate synthase, whose product MGCFRAERPLFYYITDRRRLDGRSFALCVRRALAWGVDFIQVREKDLPDRELYALVRKIVAMARGTGCRVLVNGRADIALAAGAGGVHLPSSGLGAADVRGWSPEGFLIGVSVHSLAEVRKASAAGADYILAGHLFSTPSKEGMGPILGLGFLDRACAATSLPVFALGGMKPERLGSVMDAGARGIAGIRLFQDRAEFERLRRMMPSRTAPRLSRSGGAARR is encoded by the coding sequence ATGGGTTGTTTTCGCGCTGAGCGCCCGCTCTTCTATTACATCACCGACCGGCGCCGGCTCGACGGGCGCTCCTTCGCCCTCTGCGTCCGGCGGGCGCTCGCCTGGGGGGTGGACTTCATCCAGGTCCGTGAGAAGGACCTGCCGGACCGCGAGCTGTACGCGCTCGTGCGGAAGATCGTGGCCATGGCCCGCGGCACCGGGTGCCGGGTCCTGGTCAACGGCAGGGCCGACATCGCCCTGGCCGCGGGCGCCGGCGGAGTGCACCTCCCCTCCTCGGGGCTCGGGGCCGCGGACGTGAGGGGATGGAGCCCTGAAGGTTTCCTGATCGGCGTTTCGGTCCATTCGCTGGCCGAGGTCCGGAAGGCGTCTGCCGCGGGCGCCGACTATATCCTCGCCGGGCACCTCTTTTCGACCCCCTCCAAGGAGGGGATGGGCCCAATCCTGGGGCTCGGTTTCCTCGACCGGGCCTGTGCCGCGACCTCGCTCCCGGTCTTCGCGCTCGGGGGGATGAAGCCGGAAAGGCTCGGCAGCGTCATGGATGCCGGGGCCAGGGGGATTGCGGGCATCCGCCTGTTTCAGGACCGGGCCGAATTCGAGCGATTGAGACGGATGATGCCCTCCCGCACCGCCCCCCGGCTCAGCAGATCCGGGGGAGCTGCTCGCCGCTGA
- the hypE gene encoding hydrogenase expression/formation protein HypE gives MPRVRHPLHPGTPPGSDDGVVRGGLRRLLSLQEKKKLISTHPEGAIVKTGNSFVCPIPIRQYPQVLLAHGGGGTLTHQLIEKMFLPAFGNPLLGARHDGAVFDPPEGRMAFTTDSYVVRPLFFPGGDIGTLAVNGTVNDLAMCGARPLYLSAGFIIEEGLPMDTLWRVVRSMKRAADDAGVQIVTGDTKVVDRGKGDGIFINTAGVGAVPPGRAISPSAVREGDRILLSGDIGRHGIAIMAVREGLEFETTITSDCAPLAGIVESLCEAGIDIHCMRDLTRGGLASTLVEIAEATALQCEIEEVSVPIREEVRAACEILGFDPLYVANEGRFAAFVPAEQAERAVDLMRRHPLGAGAAVIGTVKAGSPGLATLRSLIGATRVIDMLSGEQLPRIC, from the coding sequence ATGCCCCGAGTTCGGCACCCGCTGCACCCCGGAACACCCCCTGGGAGCGACGATGGTGTCGTCCGAGGGGGCCTGCGCCGCCTACTATCATTACAGGAGAAGAAGAAGCTGATTTCCACCCATCCAGAGGGAGCGATCGTGAAGACCGGTAACTCGTTTGTCTGTCCCATACCCATTCGACAGTATCCCCAGGTGCTGCTGGCCCACGGCGGAGGGGGCACCCTGACGCACCAGCTGATCGAAAAGATGTTTCTCCCCGCCTTCGGCAACCCCCTTCTGGGCGCCCGGCACGACGGGGCGGTCTTCGACCCGCCGGAGGGCCGGATGGCGTTCACGACCGACTCCTACGTGGTCCGCCCCCTCTTTTTCCCCGGCGGCGACATCGGCACCCTTGCGGTCAACGGCACCGTGAACGACCTGGCGATGTGCGGCGCCCGCCCGCTCTACCTGAGCGCCGGCTTCATCATCGAGGAGGGGCTCCCGATGGACACCCTCTGGAGGGTGGTCCGGTCGATGAAACGGGCGGCCGACGACGCCGGGGTCCAGATCGTCACGGGGGACACCAAGGTCGTGGACCGCGGGAAGGGGGACGGGATCTTCATCAATACGGCGGGGGTCGGCGCCGTCCCTCCCGGCCGCGCCATCTCCCCCTCGGCGGTGCGGGAGGGGGACCGGATCCTGCTCAGCGGGGATATCGGCCGGCACGGGATCGCCATCATGGCCGTCCGCGAGGGGCTGGAGTTCGAAACCACCATCACGAGCGACTGCGCCCCGCTCGCCGGGATCGTGGAGTCGCTCTGCGAGGCCGGGATCGACATCCACTGCATGCGCGACCTCACCCGGGGCGGGCTGGCCAGCACGCTGGTGGAAATCGCCGAAGCCACCGCCCTGCAGTGCGAAATCGAGGAGGTGTCGGTGCCCATCCGGGAAGAGGTCCGCGCGGCGTGCGAGATCCTGGGGTTCGACCCCCTCTATGTGGCCAACGAGGGACGCTTTGCCGCCTTCGTCCCCGCGGAACAGGCCGAAAGGGCCGTCGACCTGATGCGGCGGCACCCCCTGGGAGCCGGCGCCGCCGTCATCGGGACGGTGAAGGCGGGGAGCCCGGGACTGGCCACACTCCGCAGCCTCATCGGGGCCACCCGCGTCATCGACATGCTCAGCGGCGAGCAGCTCCCCCGGATCTGCTGA
- the hypB gene encoding hydrogenase nickel incorporation protein HypB has product MSIVTIERKVLEKNDQIAERNRRFFRDRGIFVLNLVSSPGAGKTSILERTFERLRDGCRMAVIEGDVQTDLDAQRVAEYQVPVVQIVTMGGCHLEAGLVADAMGKLDLDSVDLLFIENVGNLVCPSGYDLGEALKVVVLSTTEGDDKPLKYPAMFRNASVLIINKTDLVPYVNCRLDVLRGNALKINPDLRVFEISCQTGAGIDAWCEWLRGKGASGQ; this is encoded by the coding sequence ATGAGCATAGTGACCATTGAGCGGAAAGTACTCGAAAAGAACGACCAGATCGCCGAGCGGAACCGGCGCTTCTTCCGGGACCGGGGGATCTTCGTCCTGAATCTCGTCAGCAGCCCGGGCGCCGGCAAGACCTCCATCCTGGAAAGGACTTTCGAGCGGCTGCGGGACGGCTGCAGGATGGCCGTCATCGAGGGGGACGTCCAGACCGACCTGGACGCGCAGCGCGTAGCCGAGTACCAGGTCCCCGTGGTCCAGATCGTGACCATGGGGGGCTGCCACCTCGAGGCGGGCCTGGTGGCCGACGCCATGGGGAAGCTGGACCTGGACTCCGTCGACCTGCTCTTCATCGAAAATGTCGGAAACCTGGTCTGCCCTTCCGGCTACGACCTCGGGGAGGCGCTGAAGGTGGTGGTCCTGAGCACGACCGAGGGGGACGACAAACCCCTGAAATACCCGGCGATGTTCCGCAACGCGTCGGTCCTCATCATCAACAAGACCGACCTGGTCCCCTACGTGAACTGCCGGCTCGACGTCCTGCGGGGCAACGCCCTCAAAATCAACCCCGACCTCCGGGTTTTTGAAATATCCTGCCAGACGGGCGCCGGAATCGACGCCTGGTGCGAATGGCTCAGGGGGAAGGGCGCTTCCGGGCAGTGA